The Lichenihabitans psoromatis genome contains a region encoding:
- a CDS encoding alanyl-tRNA editing protein, with protein sequence MTRLLFRDDADQRHCEATILAIGPDGAIVLDQTVFYAQGGGQPGDRGTLTTRQGEVIAILDTVYGEDKSTVLHRIDPTHATMLTIGETVRLDLDWPTRHARMRIHTALHLLTAVLPYPVTGGSIGDGEGRLDFDMPPGGPDRDAITDDLNALIARNADVTTTWITDQELDANPGLVKTMSVKPPTGSGRVRLVKIGDIDLQPCGGTHVGNTREIGPVAVTAIEKKGKQNRRVRIALQSPSA encoded by the coding sequence GTGACCCGGTTACTATTCCGCGACGATGCCGATCAACGCCACTGCGAGGCGACCATCTTGGCGATCGGCCCGGATGGCGCCATCGTGCTCGATCAAACGGTCTTCTACGCACAGGGCGGCGGGCAGCCGGGTGATCGCGGCACGTTGACGACGCGACAAGGCGAAGTGATCGCCATTCTCGATACGGTTTATGGCGAGGACAAAAGTACTGTCCTGCATCGTATCGATCCAACCCATGCCACAATGTTGACGATCGGCGAAACGGTGCGGCTTGATCTCGATTGGCCGACCCGGCATGCGCGCATGCGGATCCATACGGCTCTTCATCTGCTGACGGCCGTGCTGCCCTACCCGGTCACAGGCGGCTCGATCGGCGATGGCGAGGGACGGCTCGACTTCGACATGCCGCCGGGCGGCCCGGACCGTGACGCCATCACCGACGATCTGAATGCGCTGATCGCCAGGAACGCGGATGTGACCACGACCTGGATCACCGACCAGGAGCTTGATGCCAATCCCGGCCTCGTCAAGACCATGTCGGTCAAACCGCCGACAGGCTCGGGGCGCGTTCGGCTCGTCAAGATCGGCGACATCGACCTCCAACCTTGTGGCGGCACCCATGTGGGAAACACGCGCGAGATCGGGCCTGTCGCCGTGACCGCCATCGAGAAAAAGGGCAAACAGAACCGCCGTGTGCGGATCGCTCTTCAAAGCCCCTCCGCTTAG
- the queF gene encoding preQ(1) synthase produces MTTPIETTQLGHTVSAPASPADATLDRVPNPHVGTLYLARFTVPEFTSLCPVTGQPDFAHLVIDYVARDWLVESKSLKLYLTSFRNHGAFHEDCTVGIGKTLVERLDPVWLRIGGYWYPRGGIPIDVFWQTGVPPEGLWLPDQGVPTYRGRG; encoded by the coding sequence ATGACGACTCCCATCGAAACGACCCAACTCGGTCACACCGTATCGGCCCCCGCTTCACCCGCGGACGCAACCCTGGATCGGGTGCCGAACCCGCATGTCGGTACGCTTTATCTCGCGCGCTTCACAGTGCCGGAATTCACATCGCTTTGTCCGGTCACGGGCCAGCCCGATTTTGCCCATCTCGTGATCGATTACGTCGCGCGGGATTGGCTGGTCGAGTCGAAATCGCTGAAGCTGTATTTGACCTCATTCCGCAACCACGGCGCCTTTCACGAGGATTGCACCGTGGGAATCGGCAAAACCTTGGTCGAACGGCTCGACCCCGTCTGGCTGCGGATCGGCGGCTATTGGTACCCGCGCGGCGGCATCCCCATCGATGTCTTCTGGCAAACAGGCGTCCCGCCCGAAGGCCTATGGTTGCCCGACCAGGGCGTGCCGACCTATCGCGGGCGGGGCTGA
- a CDS encoding lysophospholipid acyltransferase family protein yields MDDLIFSYADPDASAMKRKIIRMVEAATGQRKLKQLYLEHRRYPVASESFFNSAVRRLALDVQFSPAALASIPKTGPLVVVANHPYGVLDGIVISWLIEKVRSDFLVLTNAVLLRAPEVQSFVLPVDFSPTEEAMQTNLKSRAAARDHLEKGGCVVIFPAGGVSTAPDRLGRHPAIDAPWQPFTSQLVHRGKATVVPICFMGQNSRIFQIASHLSATLRLSLIFREVKNRIGTSMAVAIGAPIPYADLVGIKDRQTLADALRAKTYALQADASAMAHIAPRRPKTLRGFADRLRGLPTQRHKLRRPAWARKLGRVSQPRPR; encoded by the coding sequence ACGCAAGCTCAAGCAGCTTTACCTCGAACATCGGCGCTATCCTGTCGCCAGCGAAAGCTTTTTCAATTCGGCCGTCCGCCGACTGGCGCTCGATGTTCAATTTTCGCCTGCGGCACTGGCCTCTATTCCGAAAACCGGACCGCTCGTCGTCGTGGCGAACCACCCTTACGGCGTGCTCGACGGAATCGTGATTTCGTGGCTCATCGAGAAGGTCCGCAGCGACTTTCTGGTTTTGACCAATGCGGTCCTGCTCCGCGCGCCTGAGGTTCAGTCCTTCGTGCTCCCGGTCGACTTCTCGCCGACCGAAGAGGCGATGCAGACCAACCTGAAATCCCGGGCTGCGGCTCGCGATCATCTCGAAAAGGGAGGCTGCGTCGTCATCTTCCCAGCCGGGGGGGTATCGACCGCGCCGGATCGGCTTGGGCGACATCCTGCCATCGACGCGCCCTGGCAGCCGTTTACGTCGCAGCTCGTTCACCGCGGCAAGGCCACGGTCGTGCCGATCTGCTTCATGGGACAAAACAGCCGCATCTTCCAGATCGCGAGCCATCTCAGCGCGACGCTGCGCCTGTCGTTGATCTTTCGCGAGGTCAAAAACCGGATCGGAACCTCGATGGCGGTTGCGATTGGTGCACCCATTCCTTACGCGGACCTGGTCGGCATCAAGGATCGCCAGACGCTGGCGGACGCGCTTCGTGCCAAAACCTATGCGCTGCAGGCCGATGCCAGCGCGATGGCCCATATTGCGCCCCGGCGGCCGAAGACACTCCGCGGCTTTGCGGACCGACTCCGCGGCTTGCCGACGCAGCGCCATAAGCTTCGCCGGCCGGCCTGGGCGCGCAAACTCGGGCGCGTGTCTCAGCCCCGCCCGCGATAG